The DNA segment AGAGGCTGAAGGGGGTGCCGAGGATGTTCGTCCCGAGCACCTGCCCGATCAGGGTCGGGATCAGCACGAGTGCCGAGAGGACGGCGATCACCCGCATCGCCCGGTTCATCTCGTAGGAGACGGTGTTAATGTGGACGTCGATCAGGGAGAGGAGCCCCTCCCGGATGTTCCCGGCGCTCTCGTGCAGATAATCCGTCTCGTTCGCGAGCGCGTCGAAGATGCTCTTCTCTCCTGCCCGCGATTTCGTAGAGGGGAGATCCCTCGCGATGACCGTCGTCACCTCCCTCTGGTGGAAGAGGCTTGAAGCCAGAACGCTGCTCACGCGCTTGAGCTGGAAGACGGTATCAAGGAAGTCCTTCGACATCTCGTTGTTGGGGGTTCCCTCAAGCCGCATCAGTTCGGCCTCCAGCTCCGCGAGGATCCGGGCGTAGTTCTCGTTGATCCCATCAAGGGAGCCGTAGAGGACCCGGGTGTCCAGGGGCACGCCGGCGAGTGCGCTCCCGTCGAGGCCCGCCCGGATCGGTCCGAAGAAGCGGTCTTCTGCTTTCGAGACGGTGACGATCGTCTTGCCCCGGTTCACGATGATGAGCCCGACGTTTGTCACGACCGGGACCCGCACCCCGTTTTGAACGCGGAGCGTCCGCTCCGGCGCCTGCACGAAGATGAGCCGGGTCTTGTCGGCAAACGTAATCCCGGGGTGCGACGGTCGCATCAGCCGGCTCTCGAAGAAGACGCCGGGCAGATCGAGGAGCCCGGAGAGCACCGGGAAGTCCGGACGCGACACACCGGAGAGGTCGAACCAGGCCTCGACCCGGGGGTCGTCAAGATACCTCTTCACCTCGGCGGGGGTGAACCCCCTCTCGCCGTCTCTGGAATCCCCCACTCTCCCCCGGATCCGCATCGTCGAGAACGCCGGTTCCGCAGGCACCGCGACGGCAGTCTCCGGCTCGATCCGCCGCTCAACCGATCTTCCGCCGGCCGCCGCCACCCGGACCACCCGGAGGAGCCGGAGCGCCGGCGAAGACCTCGCGAGGGTCGAACCGGCAACCGGCACCACCTCGAGGACCGGGAGCGTGATGATGACAAGATCGAGGAGATGCCAGCGGTCCAGGAAATGACTCACCGGGTCCTCCGCAAGGGCCAGTTTGAGGACGTATTCGAGGACGAAGATGGCGATGATCGTGGTATCGGCCATATTGAGGAATTCGACGACCGGTGGGGAGAGGGTCGGGAGCAGGAGAGGTATGATGACGATGGGGGCCATTACCAGGCCGAGGAAGATCATCAGGCCGTCGGAAAGGATGCGGTAGACGAGACCCCTGAGATCTGCCTTCCTCTCCTGTCGGGTCTTTCCTGCAGCCTGTTGCATACCGTCACCAGAAACCGGACCCGCAGATCCCGGCGTCACCGGGTATACGCCTTTCCGTATATAGCAGGTGGGAGGCCGATCGCCGGGGACGGACCGGAACCCGTGCATGCCCCCTCTCGGGAACCCGGGAAAGAATGATAGTCCTGCCGGGCGTACCTGACAATCATGGACGGCGATGCGGCGGAACGGGTCTCGCTTGCGGACGCTATAGCGGCGGCGGAGGTATCCCGCCGGGAGAAGAAAAAGAACCCGGCGATAGCCGCAGGGCTCTCGCTCCTCTTCAACGGTCTCGGGCAGGCCTACAACGGGCAGTTCGCACGGGGCGTCCTGGTGCTGCTCGGAAGCCTCCTCGGCCTCTTTGTCATGATCGTTCCGGG comes from the Methanoculleus marisnigri JR1 genome and includes:
- a CDS encoding CorA family divalent cation transporter, which codes for MQQAAGKTRQERKADLRGLVYRILSDGLMIFLGLVMAPIVIIPLLLPTLSPPVVEFLNMADTTIIAIFVLEYVLKLALAEDPVSHFLDRWHLLDLVIITLPVLEVVPVAGSTLARSSPALRLLRVVRVAAAGGRSVERRIEPETAVAVPAEPAFSTMRIRGRVGDSRDGERGFTPAEVKRYLDDPRVEAWFDLSGVSRPDFPVLSGLLDLPGVFFESRLMRPSHPGITFADKTRLIFVQAPERTLRVQNGVRVPVVTNVGLIIVNRGKTIVTVSKAEDRFFGPIRAGLDGSALAGVPLDTRVLYGSLDGINENYARILAELEAELMRLEGTPNNEMSKDFLDTVFQLKRVSSVLASSLFHQREVTTVIARDLPSTKSRAGEKSIFDALANETDYLHESAGNIREGLLSLIDVHINTVSYEMNRAMRVIAVLSALVLIPTLIGQVLGTNILGTPFSLSIWQVTAWTIISMLVVGWVFYKLGWLR